CCGTGCAGGCCGAAGCGGCGCTCCACCACATCGCGCTGCTTGGGGTTGAGTTGATCCAGCCAGAAGTCCAGATTGTCGTGGACGTCATCATCGGCCAGCAGGTCGGAGGGGTCGGGGTTGTTCTCGTCCGGCAGGGCATCGAGCAGCGAGCGATGCGAGTCGCCGCCGATGGGTGAGTCCATCGAGGCAGTCTTCTCGTTCAGCCCCAGCAGGCGCTCGACGTCCTCGAGCGGCTTGTCCAGCAACTCGGCGATCTCTTCGGGCGAGGGTTCATGGTCGAGTTTCTGCGCCAGCTTGCGCGCCGCACGCAGATAGACGTTGATCTCCTTGACGATGTGAATCGGCAGACGCACGGTGCGGGTCTGGTTCATCAGCGCCCGCTCGATGGTCTGGCGGATCCACCAGGTGGCATAGGTGGAGAAACGGAAGCCGCGCTCGGGATCGAACTTCTCCACCGCGCGGATCAGGCCCAGATTGCCCTCCTCGATCAGATCCAGCAGGGCCAGGCCGCGGTTCATGTAGCGCCGGGCGATCTTGACCACCAGCCGCAGGTTGCTCTCGATCATCCGCTGGCGGCCGGACTCGTCGCCGCGCTGGGCCAGGCGTGAATAGTAGACCTCTTCCTCGGCCGTCAGCAGCGGCGCGAAGCCGATCTCGTTCAGGTACAGCCGGGTGGCATCGATCTGGTGATCCGGCACGGCACCGGCCTCGAACACGACCTCCTCTTCGGCTGCGGGCTGTTCAAGTTCGGGGTCTTCGTCGTTGTCTTCGAGTTGCGCGGCCTGGATGCCGCTGGCGGAAATGTCGACCTTCGGATTCTTTGCCATGGGATTCCCCTCGCTTCATTATCCCGGCAAGACTGCATCAGTGGCGACGCGGCAGGTACTGCAGCGGATCCACCGGCTTGCCTTTACGGCGGATCTCGAAGTGCAGCTGGGTTCGGTTGGTCCCACTGCTGCCCATCAGGGCCAGCACCTGCCCGGCCTTGACCACATCGCCCTCGCTGACCAGCAGCTTGTCGTTGTGACCATAGGCACTGAGATAATCCTCACTGTGCTTCACGATGATAAGCCTGCCATAACCGACAAGTCCACTGCCGCTGTAGACGATTCTTCCCGCCGCCGCCGCGCGGATTTTTTCGCCTTTTTCCCCACTTATTGTAATGCCTTTCTTGCCGGGCGAGTTCGGGTCGAACGGGCGCAGGATCCGGCCCTGCACCGGCCAGCGCCAGGTGCTGACCCGATCCGGATAGCTGTAACGGTCAGGGGCGGTCGTCGGGGCGCGCGGGGCGGGGCTGGAACGGACCCGGATATCCCGTTCGGGGGCGGGGGCCGGGCGCGATGCCGGAGCCGGTGCCGGCCGGGAATCTGCCCGGGCCGAGGGCGCGGCCGGGCGCAGCCGCAGCCGCTGATTCACATAGATGGTGTAGGGCGAACCGATGCCGTTCCAGCTGGCCAGCTGCTGGTAGTCCAGGCCGTATTTCCAGGCAATGGAATACAGGCTCTCGCCGCGCTCAACGCTGTGGTAGGACGGCCGGTCAAGATCGGGCTCGCCGCGTACACCGACCGGGGCCAGCGCACGCCCGCCGCAGCCGCCCAGCAGGACCGCCAGCAGCAGCAACCGGACGAACTGGGACAGCACCCGCCGCATCAGCCCCTCAGCAACAGATAGGCCACCACCCCGCCGCCGATCACCAGCCAGCCCAGGGCCTCGACATAGCGGTGCAGGGCCGCCTCCAGCCGCGGCCCGCCCCAGGCCAGCAGACCGGCCACCAGAAAGAAGCGCGCTCCGCGCCCCACGGCCGAGGCGATGATAAAAGGAAACAGCGCCATGGACAGGCTGCCGGCGGCGATGGTGAAGATCTTGTAGGGAATGGGCGAGAAGCCGGCGATGAACACCGTCCAGAACCCCCACTCGGCGAACCAGTCACGGGCATGCAGATACTTGTCCCAGTAGCCGGCCTCGTGCAGCAGCGGCTCGACCAGTTCGAAGGCGAACACGCCGATGGCGTAACCGAGGATGCCGCCGAGCACCGAGGCCAGTGTGGTCAGCCCGGCGTAGTGCCAGGCCCGGTCGGGACGGGCCAGGCTCATGGGGGCGAGCATCACGTCCGGCGGGATGGGGAAGAAGGACGATTCGGCGAAGCTCAGCCCGGCCAGGTAACGCTCGGCATGCGGATGACGCGACCAGCGCATCACCCGCGTATACAGGCCGCCGAACAGGCGCATCAGCCCAGCCCCCCCAGCAGCGGCACGAAGCTGACCAGTTCCAGGTTCTCCTGCTCGCAGACATTGCCGCGGCGGGTGATCACCGCCAGGCGCTGCTCGCGGGCGCTGCCGATGGGTGCGACCATGCGTCCGCCGTCGGCCAGCTGCTCCAGCAGGGCGGTCGGGATCTGCTCCGGGGCGGCGGTGAGCAGGATGGCGTCGAACGGCCCCTTGGAGGCCCAGCCGATGCTGCCGTCGCTGTGCTTGAGCTGGACATTGTGCAGCCCCAGACTGCGCAGGCGCTGGCGCACCTGGCGCAGCAGCGGATCGATCCGCTCGACCGTGAATACCTTCTCCACCAGCTGGGCCAGGATGGCGGCCTGGTAGCCCGAGCCGGTGCCCACCTCCAGCACCGTCTTCGGATTGCCCTTCATGATCTCCTCGGTCATGCGCGCGACAATGTAGGGCTGGGAGATGGTCTGGCCGTAACCGATGGGCAGGGCCGTGTCCTCGTAGGCGCGGCTGGACAGCGCCTCGTCCACGAACAGGTGGCGCGGCGTCTTGCGCATGACCTCCAGTACCGCCGGGTTGCTGATACCCTTGTCCTTGAGCCGCTGCACCAGCCGGTCGCGCGTGCGCTGCGAGGTCATGCCGATGCCGTCGTACTGTTTGCGCATCTACTGCTCCAGCCAGCCTGCCACCTTGTCCAGGGCGTCGTAGCGGGTCAGATCCACCTGGATCGGGGTGATCGAGACCGCGTGGTGACGCACGGCATGAAAATCGGTGCCCTGCCCCGCGTCCTGCTCGGCCCCGGCCGGGCCGACCCAGTAGATCGGCCGGCCGCGTGGATCCTCCATGCGGATGACCGGCTCGGACTTGTGGCGATGGCCGAGCCGGGTGGCCTGGAAGCCGGTCAGATCCTCCCAGGGCACATCCGGCACATTCACGTTGAGGATGGTATCGGCCGGCAGCGGGTCGCGCTGCAGCTTGTCCACCAGCCAGCGCGCCACCCGGGCGGCGGTGTCGAAGAACTGGGGCTGGGCGGCCACGCAGGAGACCGCAATCGCGGGCAGTCCCAGAAAACGGCCCTCCATGGCCGCCGCGACGGTGCCGGAGTAGAGCACGTCGTCGCCCATGTTGGCGCCGGCGTTGATGCCCGAGACTACGATATCCGGTTCCTGCTCCACCAGGCCGGTGATGGCCAGGTGCACGCAGTCGGTGGGGGTGCCATCGACGCTGTAGAAGCCGTTGTCCTGGCGGGTCATGCGCAGGGGGCTGTCCAGGGTGAGGGAGTTGGAGGCGCCGCTGCGGTTGCGGTCGGGGGCGACCACGGTGATGTCCCCCAGCGGGCGCAGGGCCTCGGCCAGGGCCGCCAGGCCCGGGGCATGATAGCCGTCGTCGTTGCTGAGAAGCAGGTGCATAGAGTGATTCGAAAAAGTCGCGTTGTACCAGAATGAAATCATACTGGAAGCCCGGCGACCTGTCGCATGGTCATTGCGCCGGGGTTCGTGGCAAGATGCCCCCATGAGCAAGCCGCGTCGCCCCAAATCGACCCTGACCGAGGCCGACCGGGCGCTGTTCCGGGACAGTGTCGGGCCGGTGCGCCCCCTGCGCCGGGACCGGGTCGAACTGCGCCCGCCGCCGCCGACGCCACGGCCGCAGTTCCGTGAGCAGGACGATCTGGCCGTGCTGCGCGACATGCTCTCCGACGAATACGACCCGGCCGAGCTGGAGACCGGAGAGGAACTGCTGTTCGCCCGGCCCGGCCTGCAGCACCGGCTGCTGAAGCGGCTGCGGCGCGGCCAGTTCGCGGTCGCCGCCGAGTGCGACCTGCATGGCATGCGGGTACCGGAGGCGCGCCAAGCCCTGGTGGCCTTCCTGAACCGCTGCCGGCGCAGTCAGCAGACCTGCGTGCGCATCATCCACGGCAAGGGCCACGGCTCGGTACAGCGCATCCCGGTGCTCAAGCACAAGGTCGCCCGCTGGCTGCAGCAGCGCGACGAGGTGCTGGCCTTCTGCTCGGCCCGACCGGTGGACGGCGGCACCGGGGCGATCTATGTGCTGCTCAAGGCGCTGCGGTGAGGTGGTGCATCTCTGGGCTGGATGCTGTCAACGCAGTGATGTAGGTCGGGTTAGCGCAGCGTAACCCGACATGCCGCGGAGGGTGTCGGGTTACGCCTTTCAGGCTAACCCGACCTACGCCTTGGGCGATGTCAACGCGGAAACGCAGGGTTGTTCTTTCCAATAATTGAAACCTTTGCGCCTCCGCGTTCCCCTCGCCGCAGTCACTAGTCCCACTCCACCAGCTGCTCCAGCAGCACAGTGGCATAGCTGCCGGCAGGCAGGCCGAACTCCAGCCACAGATCGCCACCCTCCGGCGTCACCCGCAACCCTTCCACCCGTACCCGCAGGGCCCGGCGGTCCAGTTCCATCCCTGCCCGCTCCAGCCCCTCGCACAGCGCGGCTTCCGGTTCCAGGCAGGCCGCTTCCAGCCGCGCGCATTCATCGCCGGCCAGCGACTCGCCCCGCCCCCACAACGCCCCGGTGGGATGGATCTCCTGCGCGGCCAGGCGGGATTGAATCTCATCATCGCACGCCGGGACGGCGAACAGGGCGCTGCGCCCGTCCAGTTGCATCACATCGCCGGACAGGCAGCGATCCCAGTCACCGCGGCGCACCCGCTCGGCCAGAATCCGGTTGAACAGATAACTGCGGGCCGCGGACAGATACAGGCTGCGTTTCTGGCGCGGCAGGCGTCGGCGCGGATCGGCGAACATGCGCCGGGCCGCCGCCAGATTGCCGCCCTCCCGGCCGAAACGCTGCGCGCCGAAATAGTTGGGCAGGCCGCGGGAAGCGATCACCTCTGTCCGTTCCAGCAGGGCATCGACATCGCCGGTAAAGTCGCGCAGCCGCAGGCGGAAACGATTGCCGCGCAGCGCGCCCCGGCGCAGCTTGCGCGAATGCCGCCGCGCCTCGAGCACGGTCACGCCCTCGGCGTCCAGTACGGACCAGTCGGGATCCGCGCGCCCCGGCAGCTGCACCGAAAACCACTGCTCGGTCACGGCGTGGCGGTCCTTCAATCCGGCGTAGCTGACGTCACGTGATTTCACCCCGGCCAGGCGCGCCAGCTGCCCGGCCACCCAGTCGGTGTTCTGGCCGCGTTTGCGCACCCGCAACCAGGCATGCTCGCCCTGATCCGCAGGTTCCACCAGGGGCTGCTCGATGACGACGAAATCCTCGGGCTCGACGCGCAGCCGGCCGCGGCCGAGCGGCGGGCCGAAGGCAGGATGGTATTCCATTCGCTATCCTTTTGAGACTTGCGTGAATGGTGAACATGTGGACCCGTAGGTTGGGTCAGGCGCGGCAGCGCCGTAACCCGACGAATCCGGTCCGGGATGTTGGGTTACGCCATTTGGGCCAACCCAACCTGGGAATTTCACGAAATATGCAAACATCAATAATGGGTGGGCATGACGGGACGGGTTTATATCGGCACCTCCGGCTACCAGTACCGGCACTGGCGCGGCCCGGTGTACCCGCAGAAGCTGCCGCAGCGGGCCTGGTTCGACTATTACAGCCACCGCTTCGACACGGTCGAGATCAACAACACCTTCTACCGGCTGCCGGAAGCGGATACCTTCCAGCGCTGGCGCGAAGCCGCGCCGGCGGGCTTTGTCTACGCCCTCAAGGTCAGCCGTTATCTCACCCATGTCAAATACCTCAAGGCGCCGGCGCAGCCGGTCAGACGCTTCCTCGAACGCGCCCGGCTGCTGGGCGACGCACTCGGTCCATTGCTGATCCAGCTCCCGCCCCACTGGGGCCCGAACCTCGACCGCCTGGACGGTCTGCTCGCCTGCCTGCCGTCCGGCTATCGCTGGACCCTGGAACTGCGCCATCCGGGGTGGCTGGATGATACCGTATTCGACCGGCTCAGGGAGGCCGGCGTGGGATTGTGCATCCACGACCTGCTGCCGGAGCATCCCCGGATCGCCACCGCCGACTGGCTCTACCTGCGCTATCACGGCATCGATTACAGCCACCGCTACAGCCATCAGTATCTGACGGCCGAGGCGGAGCGGCTGGCCGACCGGGTCCGGGATGGAATGGATCTGTACGCCTACTTCAACAACGACGCGGCGGGTCATGCCTTTCACAACGCTGCCCAGCTGCGTCGTTATCTGCACGACCGGCTGTCATGGGGAAGCCGTTAGTGCTCAGGCAAGTGCAATGCGGTCATAGTAGCGGCCGCGGAACAGCAGTCTGGGCCGCTCGGCGGAATCGATGAAGGCGGTCCGGTCATGCAGCACATTGTTGCTGATCAGGCCCATGCCCGGCTGCAGGGTGCCGCGCAGAACGCAGCTGGATGACTCATCCTGCAGCAGGGATTCCAGACAGGCCCGGGCCTCCTGAACCGGACCCTCCGCCTTCCAGACGGCATTGCGTTGGCGCGCTGTATACCGCATGTGCAGGGCGCCGGTCTGCGGATCGATGCTGAATACCGGCCCGGAGCGGGCCGGTCGGGGGCTCCCGCCCGCCTGGGTACCGGCAGGAATGGTAAGCGCATCGGGCGCCATCAGCGCCCGGACATAGTCGGGGTTGAGATTGCGCAGCAGGATATAGGCGAGTTCGGGATCGAGCAGCCCGTTGCTGCCGCCGGCCGCCGCAGGCTGCGCACAGTGCAGCAGCAGTCCACGGATCTGCCGATCCGGGGCATTGTAGTAGCCGTCGGTATGCCAGCTGATGGCGCGGTCGGTATAGGGGATGTAGCCGCTTCGGGTTCCATCGGCCGCCACGCTCAGCGGGGTCAGGCCGTCGGAATCCGCCAGCCAGTTGCGATCGAGCCGCCGCAGACCGAAGCGTTGCCCCAGGGCCATCACCACATCGCGCTCCACGCCCGGCGGGCCGGCATAGATCACCATGTTGGCGCGCCGGATGCGGTCGGCCATCGCCTCGTACTCAGCCGTGGTCAGGCGATAGGGATCGCCGATCTCAACCACCAGGTCTTCCAACCGGCGGGGATAGCCGGCCAGCCTGGCCTCGCTCCAGCGCGCAAAGGCCGCGGGATTGTTCAGGTCAAAGGGATCGGGCATGCAGGCGGCATGCATGGAAGACATGATCTGCTCCGGCGTATCGGTACGACGCTCGGCAGTCTAACCCTGCGCACGCTGACAGGGTTTGACATGCATCAACCCCCCCCGCTCGGATGACGGTCTCATGAACAGATTCCAGACTGTGACGGCCATCATGGCCGCCGCCGTTCAGGCTCCTATCATGACGCCGTACCCGTAATCGCGATTTCGCACGGACGGATGCAGTACCCGCAAATCAACGGAGCGGTCATGGAACGAATCCTATCCCTCAATCACTTCCGGTATCTGATGGTATTCATCTTCACCGGAATATTCCTCATCCTGACACTCGTCCTGACAGGGATCACGGTCGCCAGCATCTGGCATGGCTTTGCCGGCGATACCGATCTGGTGGAATCGTTCATCAAGGCCATCAACACCGCCGTCGTCGCCCTGGCCACCTTCGAACTCGGGCTGGTCGTGCACAAGGAATACCGGAGCGACGAAACCCACGTCATCGTGGTGCTGCGCCGCACCCTGCCCCGCTTCATCAGTATCGTCTGCATCGCACTGGCGCTCGAGGGGCTGCTCATGGTGATCAAGTACAGTCAGCTGGAAATGGCCGGCAATCTGTTCTACCCCGTTGCCATCATCGTCAGCGCCGCCCTGCTGCTGGCCGCCCTCGGGGTGTTCCTGCGCCTGTCCGACGGAGTCGATGACAACCACTTCGATACCGGGATGCCGCAACACGCCGCGGCAGAAGGCTCGCCCGCGGGAATGCTGCATCCGGCAACTGACCCGCAGACGCCGTCCGGCATTTTGTGATGCCGTTCACAATTGCGGCGCCGGGGCTTGGATAGACTCTGGCTCAGGAACATGCATCAACGGATGAGGCGCGTGTCATGCACCGGCGCCTCGGCATGAGGCCGGGGTGCGCCGTCTGTGGAGTCCGTCATGATCACCCGACCGGTCTGGGCCCTGATCTTCAGCGCCACCCTGTTCCTGGTTGTCTCGACCAGCATCTATCTGCGCACTCATCCGGATACACTGTCAGGGCTGTTCACCCGCGAGCCCGAACCGCCGGAATACCGCATCGGCACCTTCTACGCCGAGGGCGCGGAAGGCACACAACAGATCATGGCCATCCATGATTTTCTGCGCACTCAGGACGGCGTGCTCTATGTCCGCATCGAGACCGGCAATTATTTCGTGATCAAATTCGACCGCAACCGCTTCGACTGGAAAAACGCCTGGCGCGCCATCCGCTACAACGACTGGGCAAAATTCAGCGCCAGCGATTTCGTGGTCTCCAGGCCCTGAGGTCCGCTGCCACTGCGGTTCAGCCGCACAACGGCCCCACCTGGTACCACCTCCGGCACTTGAACCGTTCCTCGCAGCGACGCAGCTGGGCACCGTATTCCCGCGCTGTGTGATCGACGCGATCGGCCACGCGCAGCAGCCACCTTTTGTTCCGGTAGGTGCCACGGCGGTAACCGCCATGGCCCTCATGGTAGGCGAGATAGAGGTTCTTCGGGTCCCATTTGGAAATACCGAGCACTCTGTTGCTCTTGTGGTTGTACCAGCCGACGAAATCCAGCGCGTCCTCCATATCCGAACGGCTCTTGAACAGGCCGCCGGTCTCGCGTCGGTAGTCCTTCCAGGCCGGGTCCTGGATCTGGGCATAGCCCTCGGCCGATGAGGGCCGCCCCAGCGGGATGAACAGGAACCACTCGAACGGCGGTTTGGCATCATGCCGGTAGCTGGATTCGTGGCGCACGAAGGCCATGAGGATATGCGCCGGCACGCCCCACCTGTCCTCCGACTGCTTGGCGTAGTCGTACCAGTCGGGATGCTGGTCGAACACCGCGCACAGGTCGTGCTGCTGTTTCGGCGGGCTGGCGGCGCAGCCGGCCAGGGCCAATACCAGCAGAATCATTGCCGTCCGTTTCATATTCAACATGGATACAGTCATCGCATTCCTACACCTTGTCGGGTTACGCCCTGTGGGCTAACCCGACCTACTCTTCTGACCCGACCTGCCCGCTTCACTCATTGCGGCGGAATCCTGTCGGGTTACGCCCTTCGGGCTAACCCGACCTACGTTGGCATCTTGTCTTATCCCGTAGGTCGGGTTAGCGAAGCGTAACCCGACAAAAATTCAACTCAATCCCGACACTCAATACAGATTACGCTGGAATCCGACAAAAACTTCCCGAATATTTTTCACTTCGCCCAGCTCATATACCGCGTCATCAACTGTATTGTATTTCAGTGTGATCAGCTGCGGCAGCTTCTCGGTATCGAGCTCGGTGACGCCGCGCTCGATATAGTGATTCAGCACAAAATCCAAGAACTCCCGCTGATGAAAATCATAGGGCCGGAATATGTCCTCGCGGTGAAGCGCCACCCGCTCGGCCCGGGTCACCGGCGGCAGGGCGAAGGCGATGTAGGCCAGCACATCGTAGAGATCACTGTTCTCGGCCTCGATCAGCTTCCCGATCTCGCGCAACTGCTCGATGCCATAGCCCTTCTCCTCCAGCCCCGCCAGCAGCCGGCGACGGGTTTCGGGATCGCTCCACAGCTCGCGCAGCTCATCCTCGTTGCGGAACAGCTCCGGCAGCTCGCCGAACAACCGCTGGACGAACTCGGCCGCCGAGATGGGTTTGCCGTCCGGGCTCCAGAAACTGGTGGCGGCCATGTGCTGTATGGTCCGTTCCTTGCCGTCCGCGAGTTTAACCTTCACCTTCCGGCGGTTGTCACAGACACAGGGATACTCGCCACAGACGGGACATGCCTCTGGCGGTGGTTTCTCGCACACACAGGGCCGCTGGCCGCAGACCGGACAGGGCCGGGGCGGGTCCACCACGCAGGTGCAGGGGCTGTTGCCGCAGCGACCGCAGGGCTCGGGCGGCAGCGGCTCACCGTCCCATTCCTCATCTTCGAAGTGTTCGTAGGCCTTCACGAAGTCGTGGATGGTGAAGTAGTCCTTGCCCTCGAACAGGCGGGTGCCGCGGCCGATGATCTGCTTGAACTCGATCATGGAATTCACCGGCCGCATCAGCACGATGTGGCGCACATTGCGGGCGTCCACGCCGGTGGAGAGCTTCTGCGAGGTGGTGAGGACGGTCGGGATGGTCTTTTCGTTGTCCTGGAAGGCACGCAGCCAGCGCTCGCCTTCGGCGCCGTCGTTGGCGGTGACCCGTTCGCAGTAGTGCGGATCGGGGTTGGACTTCATCTGGTTGACCAGGTCCCGCACCGCCAGCGCATGCTCCTGGGTGGCGCAGAACACCAGGGTCTTCTCGCGCGGGTCGATACTTTCCAGGAACAGCTTCACCCGATACTTCTCGCGCGCTTCGATCTCGATGACCCGGTTGAAGTCGTCCTCGATGTAGCGCTTTCCCTCCTCTATCTCGCCTTCCACCACCTGATCGTCCGAGGTGTAGACATACTCGTCCAGGGTGGTGGCGATCTGGCGAACCTTGAACGGGGTGAGGAAACCGTCGTTGATGCCGTCCTTGAGGGAATAGATGTACACCGGCTCGCCGAAGTAGTCGTAGGTGTCGGCGTTAGCGTCGCGCCGGGGCGTGGCGGTCAGCCCCAACTGCACGGCGGGGCTGAAGTACTCCAGGATGCCGCGCCAGGTGCTCTCATCGTTGGCTCCGCCCCGGTGGCACTCGTCGATGACGATGAAATCGAAGAAATCCGGCGGATAGTCGCCGAAGCTGGGCTGCGGATTGCCCTCGGCGTCGCGCCCGCTCATGAAGGTCTGGAAGATGGTGAAGAACAGGCTGCCGTTCTTGGGCACACGGCCCTTCTTGCGGATCGACTCCGGATCGATCCGCACCAGGGCGTCGTCGGGAAAGGCCGAGAAAGCGTTGAAGGCCTGATCGGCCAGGATGTTGCGGTCGGCCAGGAACAGGATACGCGGCAACCGCCCCGTCTCCCCGCTCTCCCGTGCCACCAGGCTCCAGCGGGCGTGGAACAGTTTCCAGGCGATCTGGAAGGCGATGGCCGTCTTGCCGGTGCCGGTGGCGAGTGTCAGCAGGATGCGGTCGCGACCGTCGGCAATGGCCTCCAGGGCGCTGTTGATAGCGTTGTGCTGATAGTAGCGCGCCTCCCAAGCCCCGCCCCGGGCCTCGAAGGGCACCGCCCCGAAGCGCTCGCGCCAGACCTTGCGCTCGGCGAAGGTCGCATTCCACAGGTCATCCGGCGCCGGCCAGGCCTCCACCGGCCCTTCCGTGCCGGTGTGCATATCCACCCGGTAGATGTCCTCGCCGTTGGTGGCGAAGGCGTAGCGCGCCTGCAGCCGCTCGGCGTAACGCTTGGCCTGGCCCAAGCCCTCGGTCACCGGCAGGCCGCACTTCTTGGCCTCGATCACCGCAAGATTCTGCCCCCGGTAGGTCAGGACGTAATCCGCGATATCCCGCTGCCCGCGACGGCCACCGCCGATCAGGCGACCGGGCGCAATAATCACCTCACGCCTGGGCCTGCTGCCGTCGACCACGCCCCAGCCGGCCTCCTTCAGGGCCGGGTCGATGAGTTCGGCGCGGGTTTCGGCTTCATTCATTGCTGACAGCCATCAGATAATCAAAACCCGATCAGGGAATATTGTCGTGCCCGGGTTTCTTAATATGTTGTTTTTGATAAATTATTAAGCAACACAATATCGGTTGTCTCTGCCCGAGTCAAAGCCCGCTCAGGAAAATCTTCTTATTACCCCATGTCGGGTTACGCCCTTCGGGCTAACCCGACCTACGAAAATGAAGCACGGCTGATGTAGGTCGGGTTAGCGCAGCGTAACCCGACACGGCGGTCACTCCCGCCCAACCCCCTCAAAATCCACGCACCCACCACCCCAATCAGGCGGATACGCCCCCATCCCCACATACCGATGAAAACTCGACCAGGCCCAATCCGCTACCGACCCCACATAGCCATGCTTCACCGGGTTGTAATGGATATATTCCACATGCCGCACATAATCATCAGCGTCGCGCAACGTATGTTCCCAGTATCGGTGCTGCCAGACCCCGCCTTCGCCCCTTTTCGCCTGGCGCTGCGAAGCCATTCCGCGCAACAACGGATCGCAATGCCGGGTAAACCCCGTCTTGATCAGCCGCCAGCGGGTCGCGAAATCCGCATCGCCCTCCGGCAGCGTCCAGATGCAATGCAGATGGTCGGGCAGGATCACCACCGCATCCATCCGGAACGGGTAGCGGGTCCGGACCGACCGAAAGGCCTCGCGCAGCACAGCGACCGAATTCATGCGGGTCAGAATCGGCCGGCGGCCGGCCGTCACCAGCGTGAAAAAGAAACACCCGCCCGCCACGAAATTGCGTCGGTAGTTCATAACGACATCCTTGTCGTAATTGCATATTGTTCACGTTGCCGAACAACCCCCACACCACCCCGTAGGTCGGGTTAGCGAAGCGTAACCCGACACATAACGCCGGAATCCCGTCGGGTTACGCCCTTCGGGCTAACCCGACCTACGCCTCGCCATGCACGGCCGCGGTCATGCCACGGCCTCCTGCACCTCGTCTTCGGCCTTGTCCGCCGTCAGCTCGCCGGAGAAGGCCTTTTGCAGGAGGGATTGTTTGAGTTCGGCAAGAGCTGAAAGCTTTTTCCTATATATATTTTCCAATTCACCCGTCGTTTGACGATGCTCGTTCAATTTCAGAATGATATTTTCCTGCTGATCGATTGGTGGCATTGGAACCCGGATTTCCTTTAGCACCTTCACAGAAGCAACGTTTTTCATCGCTGCCCCAACAGAATGCTTGGAGATTTCATTCAGAAAAGCACCTGACTCCATCCAGAATTTCAGGAATTCAGATAGAACATCATTGGATGGCGTCAACTTCAGTAATGCCTGATTGATAATTCCACGCTTCAGACCTGATGGCGCTATAGAGACTTTACCCATTGTGCCAGAACAACTCATGATAAGATCTCCCGGCTTCAGCTCAAATCTGGCCATTTGCTGAAATTTACCGCCGTCAACAAAATACCTGACCTCATCAAACTGGTTATTTATGGCATGTTGTTGCTCATATACTGCATAGCCTTCCGGAACAAATATCGATTTCTTGAGACTCCCTCCAAAAGGGCCACGAACAAACTCACATACGTCACCAAAGCGGACTTTTGAATATTTTTCATCAAGCACCTGAAACAGGGAATTCAAATAACTCTCAAACAACTCCCG
This sequence is a window from Thiohalobacter thiocyanaticus. Protein-coding genes within it:
- a CDS encoding REP-associated tyrosine transposase, whose translation is MNYRRNFVAGGCFFFTLVTAGRRPILTRMNSVAVLREAFRSVRTRYPFRMDAVVILPDHLHCIWTLPEGDADFATRWRLIKTGFTRHCDPLLRGMASQRQAKRGEGGVWQHRYWEHTLRDADDYVRHVEYIHYNPVKHGYVGSVADWAWSSFHRYVGMGAYPPDWGGGCVDFEGVGRE
- the hsdR gene encoding EcoAI/FtnUII family type I restriction enzme subunit R, whose protein sequence is MNEAETRAELIDPALKEAGWGVVDGSRPRREVIIAPGRLIGGGRRGQRDIADYVLTYRGQNLAVIEAKKCGLPVTEGLGQAKRYAERLQARYAFATNGEDIYRVDMHTGTEGPVEAWPAPDDLWNATFAERKVWRERFGAVPFEARGGAWEARYYQHNAINSALEAIADGRDRILLTLATGTGKTAIAFQIAWKLFHARWSLVARESGETGRLPRILFLADRNILADQAFNAFSAFPDDALVRIDPESIRKKGRVPKNGSLFFTIFQTFMSGRDAEGNPQPSFGDYPPDFFDFIVIDECHRGGANDESTWRGILEYFSPAVQLGLTATPRRDANADTYDYFGEPVYIYSLKDGINDGFLTPFKVRQIATTLDEYVYTSDDQVVEGEIEEGKRYIEDDFNRVIEIEAREKYRVKLFLESIDPREKTLVFCATQEHALAVRDLVNQMKSNPDPHYCERVTANDGAEGERWLRAFQDNEKTIPTVLTTSQKLSTGVDARNVRHIVLMRPVNSMIEFKQIIGRGTRLFEGKDYFTIHDFVKAYEHFEDEEWDGEPLPPEPCGRCGNSPCTCVVDPPRPCPVCGQRPCVCEKPPPEACPVCGEYPCVCDNRRKVKVKLADGKERTIQHMAATSFWSPDGKPISAAEFVQRLFGELPELFRNEDELRELWSDPETRRRLLAGLEEKGYGIEQLREIGKLIEAENSDLYDVLAYIAFALPPVTRAERVALHREDIFRPYDFHQREFLDFVLNHYIERGVTELDTEKLPQLITLKYNTVDDAVYELGEVKNIREVFVGFQRNLY
- a CDS encoding TauD/TfdA family dioxygenase gives rise to the protein MSSMHAACMPDPFDLNNPAAFARWSEARLAGYPRRLEDLVVEIGDPYRLTTAEYEAMADRIRRANMVIYAGPPGVERDVVMALGQRFGLRRLDRNWLADSDGLTPLSVAADGTRSGYIPYTDRAISWHTDGYYNAPDRQIRGLLLHCAQPAAAGGSNGLLDPELAYILLRNLNPDYVRALMAPDALTIPAGTQAGGSPRPARSGPVFSIDPQTGALHMRYTARQRNAVWKAEGPVQEARACLESLLQDESSSCVLRGTLQPGMGLISNNVLHDRTAFIDSAERPRLLFRGRYYDRIALA
- a CDS encoding transglycosylase SLT domain-containing protein; the encoded protein is MKRTAMILLVLALAGCAASPPKQQHDLCAVFDQHPDWYDYAKQSEDRWGVPAHILMAFVRHESSYRHDAKPPFEWFLFIPLGRPSSAEGYAQIQDPAWKDYRRETGGLFKSRSDMEDALDFVGWYNHKSNRVLGISKWDPKNLYLAYHEGHGGYRRGTYRNKRWLLRVADRVDHTAREYGAQLRRCEERFKCRRWYQVGPLCG
- a CDS encoding restriction endonuclease subunit S → MRPDWDWRALSDVCQIKPPKREAKLRLADDDLVSFVPMDQLGIREKQLRLTTDRRLSEVAGSYTYFAEGDVLLAKITPCFENGKLGIARGLTNGIGFGSSEFIVFRSGDELDPEFLFYFLSQDSFREAGASVMSGAVGHKRVPKEFIENHPIPLPSVAEQKRIVAILDETFAGIETAIANTEKNLANARELFESYLNSLFQVLDEKYSKVRFGDVCEFVRGPFGGSLKKSIFVPEGYAVYEQQHAINNQFDEVRYFVDGGKFQQMARFELKPGDLIMSCSGTMGKVSIAPSGLKRGIINQALLKLTPSNDVLSEFLKFWMESGAFLNEISKHSVGAAMKNVASVKVLKEIRVPMPPIDQQENIILKLNEHRQTTGELENIYRKKLSALAELKQSLLQKAFSGELTADKAEDEVQEAVA